Part of the Bacteroidota bacterium genome is shown below.
GTCAGAAAAATTAATCAATGATATTATAGCTGATTTCGGCAGTATTGATATTCTGGTGAATAATGCCGGAATTACCCGCGACAACCTGCTGCTCCGCATGTCAGAAAATGATTGGGATCTGGTTATGAACATCAATCTTAAAAGTGTATTCAACCTTACCAAAGCCGTACAGAAAATAATGATAAAGAACCGCTTCGGAACCATTATTAACATGAGTTCCGTTGTCGGGGTTGGCGGAAATGCCGGACAATCAAACTACTCAGCCTCCAAAGCCGGAATTATCGGATTTACCAAGTCTATAGGACTTGAACTGGGCTCCCGGAACATACGCTGCAATGCCATCGCTCCCGGTTTCATTGAAACAGAAATGACGCATAAGCTGCCGCAGGCCGCTAAAGACGAATGGATCAAAGACATTCCGCTGAAGCGGTCAGGTACCCCTCAGGATGTTGCAAATGCTGCATTGTTTCTCGCATCCGACCTTTCTGCTTACGTCAATGGTCAGGTGTTGAATGTATGCGGCGGACTCAATACATAGTACACTCAGCACACTTAAATACGGGGTCATAATATTATTTACGAACCCATTAATAACTTCATTCATCTGATTTTTAGCATATTATAATGCAGCGAGTCTCCTCCGGGCTCGCTTTTTTATTGAATTGTCGCTGAAATTGCCCACTAAATATTTTTTGATTTCCATTATTCATTACCTACCTTTGCAAAGGAATTTAAATCCGACTCACTTACTTTGTACGGTTTTTACCAATCCATGTGAGTTACTTTAACTTTAACTTTAGGCTCTCCAAACTTAATATACCGCAGCATGAAGAACAAGTATATTGACCTGATAGAACAAACCTTTGACTTCCCTCAGGATGATTTCAAAGTGATTGAAGAAGAACTCTATTGGAACAACATCTGTCTGAAAGATATCATCAAGCAGTATGGTACACCACTGAAGATAAACTACCTTCCGAAGATATCAAGTCAGATACAGAAGGCGAAACGCCTGTTCAATGTTGCGTTTGCCAAGACCGATTACCAGGGCGAATATTATTATTCGTATTGTACAAAAAGTTCACATTTCTCTTTTGTGCTGGAAGAAGCGCTTAAAAACGACATCCATCTGGAGACTTCAAGTGAGTTCGATATCCATATTATTAAGAACCTTTACGAGACCAAACAGATTGATAAGGAAATCTTTATTGTATGTAATGGCTATAAGCGCGAAAAATATGTGCAGAATATCTGCGATCTGGTGAACAATGGCTTCGTAAACACCATCCCCGTACTCGATAATAAGGAAGAACTGAAGCAGTATGAGAAGAAACTGAAGCGCAAATGCAAACTCGGAATCCGCATTTCGGCCGAGGAAGAACCGCTATTCGACTTCTATACTTCACGTCTGGGCATCCGTTACAATGATATTATCGACTTTTATAAAACACAGATACGCAACAATCCGAAGTTCGAACTGAAGATGCTGCATTTCTTTATCAACACCGGCATTAAGGATTCTGCTTATTATTGGAATGAACTTTCCAAGTGTGTTACCGTGTATTGCGAACTGAAGAAACTCTGCAAAGAACTTGATTCGCTGAACATCGGTGGTGGCTTCCCCGTTAAGAATTCATTAGGCTTCGATTATGACTATGAATACATGACCGAAGAGATTGTTTACCAGATTAAAAACATCTGCGAACAGCATAAAACACCCGAACCGAACATCTTTACCGAGTTTGGTTCCTATACCGTGGGCGAAAGCGCCGCAGTTCTTTTCAGGATTCTCGGACAGAAACAGCAGAACGACCGTGAGCTGTGGAATATGATTGACAGCTCATTCATGACAACACTGCCCGACACATGGGCCATCAACCAGCGATTTGTATTGCTTGCCATCAATAAATGGGATCATGAGTACCAGCGCGTGAATCTGGGCGGCCTGACCTGCGACAGCCACGATTACTATAATGCAGAAGCTCATGCCAACGCCGTGTTCCTCCCTAAAAGTGAAGACAGCGACGAAGAACCCTTATACATAGGGCTGTTCCACACCGGAGCGTATCAGGAATCGCTGGGTGGTTTTGGCGGCATACAGCACTGCCTCACCCCTGCTCCCAAGCACGTTCTTATTGACCACGACGAAGACGGTGAAATCACAACAAAACTCTTTGCCAAAGAGCAAAGCTATAAATCGATGATGAAAATTCTGGGATACCTTTAAACCAATTAATAATTATTAATTGTCAATAATTACCACTCCGCGATTGCTGGTCTTCGTCTTCACAACCTTCACAAAGTGAGGGTTAGATGCAAAGGCATTGTTCATGATGTCAGCTATTTCGTCTTGCTTTTCTGCAGAAACAACGGCAAACACCGTGGAGCCACCTCCACTTACATTGAATCCGTAAGCTCCCGCATCAAGAATCTTCTTTTTTGTGTCCAGATACCCGGGTATGGACGCACCACGAACCGGTTCAGCAATATGATCGAGAGAAATTGCTTTTCCGAATGCCTGAGGATCTTTAGCCCATATAGCATGGATAACACCGGCACAATGTGCCATCTGTTCTTTTAATTTTTCAGGGCCAATTTCATAAGTAATGAAACCGCGTGTGGTCCGCAGGCTCTTGCGCATCACGGCAAGTACGAGGGGAAACTCAGGCATGTCCAGCCTGAGCACATCCATGGGAGCATAGCTGCGCACCAGCACAAAACCGCCTAAAAGAGCCGCAGCCACATTGTCGGCATGCGGTGATCCGCCCGATGCAACTTCACCCATGCGGGCAATATCAACGAGTTCATTATCACTCAGATTTAATCCAA
Proteins encoded:
- the fabG gene encoding 3-oxoacyl-[acyl-carrier-protein] reductase, with translation MNILNGKIALITGASRGIGKAIALTFAAEGAQVAFSDIRRDESMEELEKELNALGIKARGYASDASSFEQSEKLINDIIADFGSIDILVNNAGITRDNLLLRMSENDWDLVMNINLKSVFNLTKAVQKIMIKNRFGTIINMSSVVGVGGNAGQSNYSASKAGIIGFTKSIGLELGSRNIRCNAIAPGFIETEMTHKLPQAAKDEWIKDIPLKRSGTPQDVANAALFLASDLSAYVNGQVLNVCGGLNT
- a CDS encoding arginine decarboxylase — translated: MKNKYIDLIEQTFDFPQDDFKVIEEELYWNNICLKDIIKQYGTPLKINYLPKISSQIQKAKRLFNVAFAKTDYQGEYYYSYCTKSSHFSFVLEEALKNDIHLETSSEFDIHIIKNLYETKQIDKEIFIVCNGYKREKYVQNICDLVNNGFVNTIPVLDNKEELKQYEKKLKRKCKLGIRISAEEEPLFDFYTSRLGIRYNDIIDFYKTQIRNNPKFELKMLHFFINTGIKDSAYYWNELSKCVTVYCELKKLCKELDSLNIGGGFPVKNSLGFDYDYEYMTEEIVYQIKNICEQHKTPEPNIFTEFGSYTVGESAAVLFRILGQKQQNDRELWNMIDSSFMTTLPDTWAINQRFVLLAINKWDHEYQRVNLGGLTCDSHDYYNAEAHANAVFLPKSEDSDEEPLYIGLFHTGAYQESLGGFGGIQHCLTPAPKHVLIDHDEDGEITTKLFAKEQSYKSMMKILGYL
- a CDS encoding homoserine kinase, with the protein product MKTLRLRAPATTANVGPGYDIFAMALDEPYDEVELCLNDTGNINITVTGDAQNIPLKVEDNTAGLALLDMQNRFGLKNGFDINIIKIMPSGGGLGTTGASAAAAVYGANRLLGLNLSDNELVDIARMGEVASGGSPHADNVAAALLGGFVLVRSYAPMDVLRLDMPEFPLVLAVMRKSLRTTRGFITYEIGPEKLKEQMAHCAGVIHAIWAKDPQAFGKAISLDHIAEPVRGASIPGYLDTKKKILDAGAYGFNVSGGGSTVFAVVSAEKQDEIADIMNNAFASNPHFVKVVKTKTSNRGVVIIDN